The nucleotide sequence GTTCTCATTCCCTGTTTTGCTTTCATTTACTGGCTCTATTTCCCATTGCGCCTACCAATTATCAATCCAGCTCTTCTTTTAGACTGAAACCCCTACTACTTATTAAGATCATACTAGTGCTTTGCTCTCAGGACccttcttttccttattgTTTTAGTATCCCTTCAAAAGATGTCTAAAAATAGCAACAATAATCGAAATCAAGACACTATCTTTGTTAAGACAACAGGTGGAGGTAAAAACGCCCCAAAGCAAATCCATGTTGCCCATAGAAGATCTCAAAGTGAATTGACCAATCTGATGATAGAACAATTCACTTTGCAAAAGCAATTGGAAACTGTTCAAGcgcagcaacaacaattgcTCGctcaacaacagcagcTGGCTCATCAAACCGGCCAATACATTACTAATAacagtaataataacaataccGGGAATAATATGATGGCACCTCCTCAATATAATACCAATTTGGGATCACCTAACGTTTCTGGCGGGAATAGAAGTAGATCTCATTCTAGAAATAATTCCGGTTATCATCAAAACTCttatgataataataataataacaataataacaataactTGACACCAAATTACCATAGAAAGACAGGTTCCCAATCAAGTGTTTATGGCCATTCAAGAAGACATTCTTTAGGATTAAATGAAGCTAAAAAGGCTGCAGCTGAAGAACAAGCTAAGAGAGTTGCAGGTGTCAATGAACTTCCAACTAATGTTGATGTTAGAGTTGAAACTGCATCTCCAGATATGAGTTCCACTGAACAATCTTCATTTAAGTTCCCAGCGGCCCCAGTTCCACCTCAACAACATCGTCGTACTAATTCTAATTTGTCATCACCTTCGTTCAAATTCCCACCTGCAATTAATACACCAATTAGTGCTCCTCAAGAAGATGATTTCATTCAAACTTCAAGTACTCATCGCCGGTCAAAAACCagaaataatgaacaaTCCCCAGGTATAAATTCTAACTGGAGAAATCAATCCCAAACCCAATCTCAAAttcaacagcaacaacaacaatctCCATACCGTCATAGACAAACCAACTCAAAGGATTataattcatttaataatctTGAACCACCTGCTTTCTTCCCAGGACATTACCCTCGTGGATCCAATACATCTGTGCATAGTTTCACATCTAACAATGGAGGCAATAATGGCCGTAGATCTCTATTCGCTCCTTATTTGCCACAGGCAAATATCCCTGAATTAATTCAAGAAGGTAGACTTGTTGCTGGTATCTTGCGCGTGAATAAGAAAAACAGATCAGATGCATGGGTTTCAACTGATGGCGCGTTAGATTCTGATATTTATATTTGTGGTTCGAAAGATCGTAATAGAGCCCTTGAAGGTGATTTAGTTGCTGTCGAATTATTAGTCGTTGATGATGTTTGGGGCTCtaagaaggagaaggaagaaaaaaagagaagaaaggaTGCATCTAGTCAACATGATATCATTCCTTTGAACAGTAATGATGATTATCATAATGATGCCTCCGCAAATGCGTTAAGTACTCCATTTTTAGCACCACGTGCTAATTCAGATGAGAATAGTCCAATTTCTCCACGTAAGGGTGCCAATTTAGATTTCTTGAATGATAAATCTCCAACTAAATCTAGTATCAAGAGAAGGAACTCTTTGAAGCAACGTCCAACccagaagaaaaatgatgatgtCGAAGTCGAAGGCCAATCATTGTTGTtagtagaagaagaagaaatcaatgATACATATAAACCATTATATGCTGGTCATGTGGTTGCTGTTTTAGACCGTATTCCTGGCCAATTGTTTAGTGGTACTTTGGGTTTATTGAGACCCTCTCAACAGagtaataatgatggtAAACCTCCACAATCTCCAAAGATTGCATGGTTTAAACCAACTGACAAAAAAGTTCCTTTAATCGCCATACCAACAGATTTGGCACCAAAGGATTTTGTTGAAAATGCGGATAAATACGCTGATAGATTATTTGTTGCTTCAATTAAACGTTGGCCTATAACTTCTTTACATCCCTTCGGTGTTCTAGTCTCCGAATTGGGTGAAATTAATGATCCGAATACCGAGATCGACTCAATTTTAAGAGATAATAACTTCTTGTCtaatgaatatttagaTATGAAAGATCCTACTAAGGAGAAAGCAATATTCCAGGCATTAACGATCTCAGAGGAAGATTTAGCCGCTAGAAAGTCATTTACAAACAGAGaacaatataatattatgGCAATTTCTGAAAAGCAATCTCTCTCAGAATTTGCCATACATGTTAgaaataaagatgaaagCACTATTGAATTAGGTTGTCATGTAGTTGATGTCACCTCATATATTGAAGAGAACTCATCCCTGGATAGAAGAGCAAGAAAGAGATCGTCGGGTGTCTTTATGCCACAGAAATCAGTAGAATTATTACCCAGAGCTGTCAATAATAGCATAACTCTAGAAGCAAACAAAGAATCTGCAACTATCTCGGTGGTGTATGATATTGATATAAATTCATTCCAGATTAAATCTACTTGGATAGGTGAATCTGTTATCAAACCATCCACGCTATtatcaattgatgaaattgatagaCGCTTGAAATCGGCAAAAATCGATccatatatttctttggttAAAAATATTGCTACATCTCTCTATGCTACCAGAATTAACTTTCCCGAAGCATCATTAGAACCTGCGctatcattatttgaaagtcttgatgatgaaaaggTGAAAGTAGACTTGAATATATTCGATAGAAGTCTAGGTTTTAGTGTTATTAACGAACTTCAAAGAAAGGTTAACAGTACAGTCGCCGAAAAAATTTACGAAAAACTAGGAGACTCTTCATTCCTAAGAAGACAAGTGCAACCAATTTCTACGAAGATTGCTTCTTTCAAGAATAAAGTTCTAAAGTTTGGCATAAATATCGATATCACCTCAACTGATACAGTCATCCGTTCCATCTtagatattgaagatcCTGACATTAGAGTAGGTGTAGagattttattatttaagaCGATGTCAAGAGCAAAGTACTTTGTTGCAGGTAAGGTGGATCCAGACCAGTATGGTCATTACGCCCTAAACTTGCCTATCTACACTCATTTTACGTGTCCATTGAGGAGATATGCGGATCATGTTGTCCATAAGCAATTAAAGTCAATTATACGCGGCGTTCCTTATAGTGAGGATATTGATTCTCTAAAAATCACCTCAGAATATTGTAATTTCAAGAAGGATTGTGCATATCAAGCACAAGAGCAAGCAGTTCATTTATTGCTCTGTAaaacaattaatgatatGGGTAATGCTACTGGTCAATTACTAACAATGGCAACTGTTTTACAGGTTTACGAGTCTTCATTCGATGTCTTCATTCCAGAATTTGGTATTGAGAAAAGAGTTCATGGGGACCAGCTACCATTATTTAAGGCTGAGTTTGACACTGGAAGTAGAATCCTGGAACTCCATTGGCAACCTGGTGTTGATAGTGCAACTTTTGTGCCGGCAGATGAAAAGAATCCAAAATCGTATAGAAATTCGATTAAAAACAAATTTAGATCTACGACAGCCGAAATTGCTAGTATGGAATTGAGTTCTAATAGTAGAGCTTCTGTAAGTGATTCACTAGCCAAAGAGTTTGCAGATTTACATTTATCGGTTCCACAGCTGAGATTACCCGAGAAGAACGCCAGGGTGAGTGATCCATTAGATCAATTCCTTTCTACTGCTGttacaagaaaagaagatgataattgCATACAGGAAATTCATGAACTTCAGAAGATTCCTATTCTACTAAGAGCTGAGGTGGGGATGGCATTGCCTTGTCTTTCTGTTCGTGCACTTAACCCATTTATTAAGAGGGAATAGCCTCAATGCAATTACGCACTTCCCTATTCTCAAAAACAGAACTTTGATTGACATTATTGACAATTAATATGCATTTATTTTCGCTGAATGAGTTCCTTTTTGAAGGGACGGAGTTTACGTTTCATTTCATACAATTTTTATAGtacttttatttattgtctttgtttttttatatCTTTGTAtatcatctttattaaattttttgaatgatCGCCAAACACTTATTTGAGATTACGTAACACGggaaaaaaatacaatCACGTAATCGCTCCTGGCGCTATAAAGattctgaaatttttcatggGTTAATTGACTAGTAGTTACAGTCTCGATGAGCTTGCAAAAAGCTCTAATTCTAAGATAAACGGAACAAAACGGTAGTAGGTAAATCGATGCCCTTACTTTGTGAAATATGTcataaaaatgaatttaagTATAAGTGTCCCAAATGCCTTAAGAAAACCTGCTCACTTGCATGCTCCAAAGAACATAAAAAAACGGATGCTTGTGATGGGATTGCGCATGATCCAACTAAATACATTCCACATGAAAAGCTGAAGGAtgcagatgatgaaaaacATGAAAGTAATCCATTAGTGCAACGGGactttaattttttgaattctCTGAAAAGAACGGTTGAGTTACAGAAGATGGATGCAAGGACGAAAAATAAGAGAGCATTGATGAGTAGTACGAATAACCATGCAAACAAACGAACAAGATTTAATAACTCTAATGATGAGTCAGGATGCCCGAAGGTTATCAGAAGAGGTGTGACTTGCTTACTACTACCTAAGGGTATGCAGCGATCCGCACAAAACAGAAGTAAGTGGGATAAAAGCTTGGATCTTTTCGTTTGGTCGATAGAATGGTTGTTGTGTCCTCCAAAGAATCGAGTAGTTCCGCTTCAAGAAGATGTTCAAGAAGGTGTTCAAAAAGGTGTCCAAGAGGATTTCGTTCAATTTGTTTCACATAGAATAAAGGAAACGGACTCCATAGTAGATGGTATGAGTAATGTTGTTTATGAAAAATGTTCTAAGTTATTCAACTTTCCACCATTAGAAAAGGGAGTTGAAATGAGGGGTATTGATAAGCTAAAAGTCTTGGAGGACCataatatcaaattttacACCAAAATATTTCCGCAAGAAATGACAGAATCAATGGATTCCAAAAAGTTAATTTTATTAGAACCCTCCAAAAAATGTATTGGTGAGCTATTTAGAAACCGAACAGTTATTGAATTTCCTACTATATTTGTTGctcaagaagaaactgatCTCCCGTTAGGGTATTCGATTGTTGAGGAACCTCAATTATCAGCTGATATAGAGTTAACTCCGATTGAGGAATCCAATGCCGTACTCCAACAACGAAATGTGAGGTACGAGATGACAAATAGTGGATCCAATATTGTTTCAGAAGATGATAGTCCTCCCAAAGAAGTTCCCTATAATGAGGAAGTGCCTACTATCTCAAAATCAGAGCCTAAATCTACCCAAAAAGAAGCTTCGGATGTAGAGAGTGACTATGATCCCGGTGTGAACTTAGATTTCCTTGCAGAATAGATGTGCCATGGCAGCGAATGATCTATCTATGATTGGTTTGCTCGAAGATGGAAAGGACTCGGCCATTACCATATCATAATGCCACAATTAAACGTCCATATCCGATCCAgctgaaattattgaactGTGCATCAGATATCCTTGCATTTGTTAGGTAATATAAGAGAATATATTACACTTTAGAGAAATAGATTAAGTATAAGGTTCataatattaaatgcaTTATTTATGAAAGAGACATACCCTAACTCAAAAATAAGGGCTTGATGGAAAGAGTTTTAGTCAACCCTTTTCTTGTTAAGCGGGGTAACAaacaatgatgaaaatatcaGTCTCCAAATTTAATAACCATTTGACATGTAAAACTTCACTGACGTGTGAAAGAGAATAACAATTTCGTAATAACAACCCAAGGATACGTGCTGCTATGTTTGATCAATTAACGATCTTTACACCGCAAGGTCAAGTACTTTTTAAGTATAATTGCCAGGGTAAAAAGTTCGCCGAACTACAAATCAACACATTCATCTCCAAGATAATCACCTCTCCTGTGACACAAAGAGGATCTAAATTCAACATATTAAACATTACAAATGATTCTTTATCCAAAAGCAATGTGCGCCCTTTTTGTTCCATGTTCCATGTTACAAAACAACCAGAACTATACTTTGTTATAACATACGCTGAACAGACAATCGATCTTGATAAAGAGGCTGAGAAAACTCTTGATTTGGCATTAAAATTATGGGACTCCttagatttgaatgaagaaattcaaagtaacttgaaaaataaacaacatGTGGATATACTATACGGGATGAATGAGGATTTAAGTAAATTTGATAAGTACTTACGTGCCAAATATGAAGAATCCATTAAGTTTGACGTAGTTAATGCAACGAACGATAACGTTAGTAGAGAAGCCTCTCCAAGAGTTGATTcgttgaagaagaattcaCTTCATGCAAAAAATAAAGGGAATAAtggaggaggaagaaaatgGGGTCGTAATGGTATGATGGAGGAAACAACCTCTTCTGAAGACGTTTCGCAATTAGATTTCTCGAGATCTTCGAAGAATAAATCTGGCATAGCATCCCCTGAGAGCAACTTTGATAtggaatttgataaaaatgCATTTGGCGAAAGAACTGATAAAGGTGAATTTTTAATCaaggaaattgatgatttattgaCGTCAACTGCAACtgcaaatgaaaatgaatctCAAACTTCCTCAACTTCTCAAGGGTTTGTGAATTCTACAATGGGATTTATACAAAGGAATCTAATCGGTAATAAAACAATAACAGAGAGTGATCTAAGATCCGTATTggataaattgaaaaaaaagttaATTACTAAGAATGTTGCCCCGGAGGCTGCAGATTTTTTGACTGAACAAGTTAGTAATGATCTTCTTGGGTCAAAAACAGCAAATTGGACAAGTGTTGAAGTTACCGCTCGTGCGTCCCTAACTAAGGCATTAACACAAATATTAACACCAGGTGTCTCTGTTGACCTTCTCCACgaaattcaaaagaaaactGGTAAGAAGGATAATGAAGGAAAAGCGCAGCCATACGTCTTCTCAATTGTTGGGGTAAACGGTGTAGGTAAATCCACAAATTTATCGAAGCTGGCGTTTTGGCTTCTACAAAATAACTTCAAAGTTTTAATTGTTGCTTGTGATACTTTTAGATCTGGTGCTGTGGAGCAATTGAGAGTACATGTTGAAAATTTAGCTCAATTAATGGATGAATCCCACATTCGTGGATCAAAGAATAAGAGAGGAAAGACAGGGAATGATTTTGTGGAGCTTTTTGAATCGGGCTATGGTGGCTCGGATTTGGTCACTAAGATTGCAAAGCAAGCCATTAAATACGCTCATGATCAAGAGTTTGATATCGTGTTAATGGATACTGCTGGTAGAAGACATAACGATCCTACTTTAATGTCACCATTGAAATCATTTGCAGAACAGGCCCAACCAGATAAGATCATTATGGTTGGAGAAGCTTTAGTTGGTACTGACTCTGTACAACAAGCAaagaatttcaatgatGCTTTTGGTAAAGTAAGAAACCTCGATTTCTTTATAATTTCGAAATGTGACACGGTAGGTGAAATGCTGGGAACAATGGTAAACATGGTCTACGCAACAGGCATTCCAATTCTATTTGTTGGGGTCGGACAAACATATACGGACCTGAGAACCCTTAGTGTGAAATGGGCGGTTAATACTTTGATGGCATGATCTATAGACAGTTTCTCAAACTTACCTCCTAAATATACACACGCATATGTTAACACTATTCAAATGCCTAGATTTATAATTACTAAATACTATATGATGTGCTTAATATtattctaattcttccagTTGAGCTCCAATGACTTTTAAATTCTGAGAAAACTTGATGTGGTCCTTTACCGCCGTGACGGTTTCAACTTTAATATCGGGGAGATTGGGTTCTGGTCCATCTTTAATCTTATCCACAAAATCTGATTCCTCGTGTCCTAGGATGCTATGAAGAAGGACTAATGCACCAGGCTTAGAGAGAACCAAGCTGTGTTCTTTACAGTAAGTGGCCGCAACACAATCAGGACATCCATCAGAACAAGTgcattcttcaattctttccaaaGTAGCTTTAAGAATGTCATCAATATGTTCGAAAGCCTTTACAGATAATCCTGAACCATACTCACCACCCTTTGAATCATAGAATATTAATCTGGCAGGTCTTATTCTTTGAGTTTGTCGTTCAGCAAATTCCTTTTCTGGCGCCTTGCACTCTGTTTGTACTTCATCTACTCCTGTAATAATGAACCTTGGAAACAGTCCCATAATTGCATGTTGAGCAGCGTGTATCGCACCAGCAATATTTAACTCCTTCGAAGTGCATAATTCTAAGGCTCTTGCCGGGATATCAATCCACAATCCCTTGGAATAGAATATAACTGGTTGATTATTCGTTTCAACGGCATCAATAATCCTCTTAAATTTATCGATTTTAAAGTAACCgaaaacaacaattttGGTCCTTATCTTTCCAAAATAAACAGGAATGTCGCTATCGTCTAATGATCGAACCATCTCAATTAACTGCGGATCGACGTCAGTAAAGTCCCTTTGATTGGTAACCCAATCAACGTCTACACGTTGAACTGTAGCATATCTTTCATCCGAATTGAACTCTTTTACTAAGTATGGATAACCTTGATGAATAAATATCCCCCCATCATATAAAGTAAAACTTGTTCTTGAAGCTTCAATCTCTTCTATAACTATATTTCTCCCATTCGTAATGTCAATAACGGCATATCGATCTTCCTCGACACCTCTTAACGAAACGTGCTTAGAAGGCCAAGGCAAAAAACGATTATGTGCGTGATACCCTTCAGCATTATGTTGAAGCCTTTCTCTACatatcttttccaaatgttctcttttgaagaatatttgatcTCTTTCGATGACGATTGGTAATTCAAAAGCAGCACATTGAATATGCCCCTCTAGGATGAgtaaattatcaaaatccAAAACTAGATCTTGATATGACTCAGAGTCATCCCCATGTAGTAGAATACTTGGGTGTG is from Naumovozyma castellii chromosome 6, complete genome and encodes:
- the SSD1 gene encoding mRNA-binding translational repressor SSD1 (ancestral locus Anc_5.307), which encodes MSKNSNNNRNQDTIFVKTTGGGKNAPKQIHVAHRRSQSELTNLMIEQFTLQKQLETVQAQQQQLLAQQQQLAHQTGQYITNNSNNNNTGNNMMAPPQYNTNLGSPNVSGGNRSRSHSRNNSGYHQNSYDNNNNNNNNNNLTPNYHRKTGSQSSVYGHSRRHSLGLNEAKKAAAEEQAKRVAGVNELPTNVDVRVETASPDMSSTEQSSFKFPAAPVPPQQHRRTNSNLSSPSFKFPPAINTPISAPQEDDFIQTSSTHRRSKTRNNEQSPGINSNWRNQSQTQSQIQQQQQQSPYRHRQTNSKDYNSFNNLEPPAFFPGHYPRGSNTSVHSFTSNNGGNNGRRSLFAPYLPQANIPELIQEGRLVAGILRVNKKNRSDAWVSTDGALDSDIYICGSKDRNRALEGDLVAVELLVVDDVWGSKKEKEEKKRRKDASSQHDIIPLNSNDDYHNDASANALSTPFLAPRANSDENSPISPRKGANLDFLNDKSPTKSSIKRRNSLKQRPTQKKNDDVEVEGQSLLLVEEEEINDTYKPLYAGHVVAVLDRIPGQLFSGTLGLLRPSQQSNNDGKPPQSPKIAWFKPTDKKVPLIAIPTDLAPKDFVENADKYADRLFVASIKRWPITSLHPFGVLVSELGEINDPNTEIDSILRDNNFLSNEYLDMKDPTKEKAIFQALTISEEDLAARKSFTNREQYNIMAISEKQSLSEFAIHVRNKDESTIELGCHVVDVTSYIEENSSLDRRARKRSSGVFMPQKSVELLPRAVNNSITLEANKESATISVVYDIDINSFQIKSTWIGESVIKPSTLLSIDEIDRRLKSAKIDPYISLVKNIATSLYATRINFPEASLEPALSLFESLDDEKVKVDLNIFDRSLGFSVINELQRKVNSTVAEKIYEKLGDSSFLRRQVQPISTKIASFKNKVLKFGINIDITSTDTVIRSILDIEDPDIRVGVEILLFKTMSRAKYFVAGKVDPDQYGHYALNLPIYTHFTCPLRRYADHVVHKQLKSIIRGVPYSEDIDSLKITSEYCNFKKDCAYQAQEQAVHLLLCKTINDMGNATGQLLTMATVLQVYESSFDVFIPEFGIEKRVHGDQLPLFKAEFDTGSRILELHWQPGVDSATFVPADEKNPKSYRNSIKNKFRSTTAEIASMELSSNSRASVSDSLAKEFADLHLSVPQLRLPEKNARVSDPLDQFLSTAVTRKEDDNCIQEIHELQKIPILLRAEVGMALPCLSVRALNPFIKRE
- the BCD1 gene encoding Bcd1p (ancestral locus Anc_5.303) — its product is MPLLCEICHKNEFKYKCPKCLKKTCSLACSKEHKKTDACDGIAHDPTKYIPHEKLKDADDEKHESNPLVQRDFNFLNSLKRTVELQKMDARTKNKRALMSSTNNHANKRTRFNNSNDESGCPKVIRRGVTCLLLPKGMQRSAQNRSKWDKSLDLFVWSIEWLLCPPKNRVVPLQEDVQEGVQKGVQEDFVQFVSHRIKETDSIVDGMSNVVYEKCSKLFNFPPLEKGVEMRGIDKLKVLEDHNIKFYTKIFPQEMTESMDSKKLILLEPSKKCIGELFRNRTVIEFPTIFVAQEETDLPLGYSIVEEPQLSADIELTPIEESNAVLQQRNVRYEMTNSGSNIVSEDDSPPKEVPYNEEVPTISKSEPKSTQKEASDVESDYDPGVNLDFLAE
- the SRP101 gene encoding Signal recognition particle receptor subunit alpha (ancestral locus Anc_5.302), giving the protein MFDQLTIFTPQGQVLFKYNCQGKKFAELQINTFISKIITSPVTQRGSKFNILNITNDSLSKSNVRPFCSMFHVTKQPELYFVITYAEQTIDLDKEAEKTLDLALKLWDSLDLNEEIQSNLKNKQHVDILYGMNEDLSKFDKYLRAKYEESIKFDVVNATNDNVSREASPRVDSLKKNSLHAKNKGNNGGGRKWGRNGMMEETTSSEDVSQLDFSRSSKNKSGIASPESNFDMEFDKNAFGERTDKGEFLIKEIDDLLTSTATANENESQTSSTSQGFVNSTMGFIQRNLIGNKTITESDLRSVLDKLKKKLITKNVAPEAADFLTEQVSNDLLGSKTANWTSVEVTARASLTKALTQILTPGVSVDLLHEIQKKTGKKDNEGKAQPYVFSIVGVNGVGKSTNLSKLAFWLLQNNFKVLIVACDTFRSGAVEQLRVHVENLAQLMDESHIRGSKNKRGKTGNDFVELFESGYGGSDLVTKIAKQAIKYAHDQEFDIVLMDTAGRRHNDPTLMSPLKSFAEQAQPDKIIMVGEALVGTDSVQQAKNFNDAFGKVRNLDFFIISKCDTVGEMLGTMVNMVYATGIPILFVGVGQTYTDLRTLSVKWAVNTLMA